GCACAGAGAAATGATTACGCACTCTGGTGAACGATGAACACAAGAAAAGCTGGCACCCGTTACTCTCATCCCGCGTTCTTACTCTGCATTTTCTTCTCCGTGGCTCCGTGGTGCAATTGGTCTTTACGACCAGGCAGCTTACGCCGCCAGTCGCGGCGGATAAGCGAAGCCGGTCTTGGCGTCATTCCAGCGGCGCAATGAGATGGCTGCCAAATGGCCGCCGAAGGCCACGGAAAGCTTGAGCGCCGTTTGAAACCGCGACGGCCGACCGACGAGCGGAATGCAATCCAGGTCGCATTGCGGATCGGGGTCGGTCAGATTCACGGTCGGCGGCGCGAACCCGTCGCGCAGGGCGAGTGTGGTAATCGCCAGTTCGACGCTGCCCGAGGCGTTAACCAGGTGTCCGAGCATGGATTTCGTGGCGCTGACCCAAATTTTGTCGGCGGCCGGCCCCAGGGCGCGGCGAATGCCGCGTGTTTCGACCAGGTCGTTCTGCTGGGTGCCAGTGCCATGGGCGTTGATGTAGTTGATTTCGTCGGGCGCGAGCCGGGCGTCATTCAGCGTGGCCGAAATCAGATAGGCCAGCGCCTCGCTCTCGGCATCGAGCCCTGTGACGTGATGCGCCTCGGCCTGCATGCGGCCGCCGATGATTTCAGCATAAATCTTCGCACCGCGATTAATCGCATGGCTCAAGCGTTCGATCACGAACAGCGCCGCGCCCTCGCCCATGACGAAACCGCTGCGGCGGACATCGAACGGCCGGCAGGCTTGTGTCGGATCCTCGTGTTCGGCCAGAACGCCCATGCGGTGAAACCCGGCGGCAAACAGCGGGTGAATCCCCTCACCGCTGCCGCATAGCGCGATATCGGCCTTGCCGTCCTCGATCGCGCGGACGGCCGCCAGAATGTCAATCAGGCCGCTCGCGCAGGCGGTCGAATGGCAGATTCTCGGCCCGTAGAGTCCGAAGCGGTTCGCCACCGAGGAGCAGCCGGTGTTGGGCATCCATTGCTGCCACCAGGGAACGCCGTGCGGATCGATGAGATCGTGCCGGCCGGCTTGTTCGATGACGAAGCCGGTGTCTCCCATGTGGCCGCTGATCGCGCAGGCAAAGCGATCGCGATCGACATCGTCCAGGCGAACGTGGCTATCTTCGATAGCCTCTCCGGCGGCGTGGTGCAAGAGGGTGATCGTTTTCAGCTCACCCGGGTGGCGCAACGGGATATCGACCGTGGCCGCGATCAACAGGTCGTCGGGGATGCCCGGCATGCCGCGCAAATTGCGCACACCGCTCTGACCGCGTTGCACGGCGCGCCACACGCTCTCGCGATCGTGCCCCACCGAGGCGATCAGCCCGATCCCGGTGATCACAATCGGCTCTCGATCCTCGCGCGCCGGTGGAAGTCTCCCTGCCACTTCGTGCACTCACATGGGGCTGCGAATTCTAGGGCGTACGGCAATTCCCCGCAGGGAACGGCCCTTCTCCGCCAAGATCGGAGAAATGAGGCCGAAAACTTTGAGTGATCGGAGCCATCGGGGACTAGGAGCCCCTTTTTGTTTGAATTTTGAAAAAATAGCTGATGGGCGTCAAGTTTTCCTTCTCCCTATCCGACAGCGACTCGCGCCTGCCGATGGGTCCCCTGGGCCCGCCGAACGGGGATCGAAAGCCACGAAGCGCATCACTCTCTCTTGCGCCCGTTGCGACTTCGCCACCTGCGATCCGCCACGCGGCGGAAAAGTGGGAGAGAGCTGCGCGCGAGATGGGCGGAAATGATGCCTCGTGAAAAAAGTCGGACGGCAGGTGGTTGCAAATCGAAAGCAAATTGCTAGACTCCTGAACTTGTGGGGAACATGCCCAAATGAGCGGTGTTTGAAATAGCTTTTATGGGTTATGGGCCCTCAGCGTCGGACGGTCGGCACGAGAACGGAGTCGCGCGTCTCGCCTAGCGGCAATTGAGCACGTTCCTTCGATTCAGATCCGGCCGGCATGGTTAGGGATGAGAACCTGATCCTGGGAGAAGAGCGACGGACCGTCGATGAGCGGTTTCGTCTTTCGATTCCCTCACTTTTCACCACCGCGCTCGGCGGAGAACAGGCCACATGCATTCTTGCCAAGGAACGGCTCGGCTGCTTGAGCTTGTGGAACCGAGCGCAATGGCAGGAGAGATTCGACGCCGGGCTCGACGTTATCCGTGGCAAGCTGCGGGCCGGCAAGTTCGACACACGTACGGACGAACTG
This genomic stretch from Pirellulales bacterium harbors:
- a CDS encoding beta-ketoacyl-[acyl-carrier-protein] synthase family protein; translated protein: MITGIGLIASVGHDRESVWRAVQRGQSGVRNLRGMPGIPDDLLIAATVDIPLRHPGELKTITLLHHAAGEAIEDSHVRLDDVDRDRFACAISGHMGDTGFVIEQAGRHDLIDPHGVPWWQQWMPNTGCSSVANRFGLYGPRICHSTACASGLIDILAAVRAIEDGKADIALCGSGEGIHPLFAAGFHRMGVLAEHEDPTQACRPFDVRRSGFVMGEGAALFVIERLSHAINRGAKIYAEIIGGRMQAEAHHVTGLDAESEALAYLISATLNDARLAPDEINYINAHGTGTQQNDLVETRGIRRALGPAADKIWVSATKSMLGHLVNASGSVELAITTLALRDGFAPPTVNLTDPDPQCDLDCIPLVGRPSRFQTALKLSVAFGGHLAAISLRRWNDAKTGFAYPPRLAA
- a CDS encoding division/cell wall cluster transcriptional repressor MraZ, producing the protein MVRDENLILGEERRTVDERFRLSIPSLFTTALGGEQATCILAKERLGCLSLWNRAQWQERFDAGLDVIRGKLRAGKFDTRTDELQLFGRLLSTRHTEVTLAGRARLLLPDGFRDFLRVEPGGELLLVGAAVCLEIWNPTTWLEYLERRMPKFRKLFDRLTG